One Phaseolus vulgaris cultivar G19833 chromosome 4, P. vulgaris v2.0, whole genome shotgun sequence DNA window includes the following coding sequences:
- the LOC137837829 gene encoding kunitz trypsin inhibitor 5 — MKASLLPFSILFFAFTIQLFIGIAVAAPEPVVDTSGQKLRTGVKYYILPVFRGRGGGLTVSSSGNNTCPLFVVQEKPEVLNGTPVTFTPYNAKSGVILTSTDLNIKSYGTTTSCDKPPVWKLLKVLTGVWFLSTGGVEGNPGIDTIVNWFKIEKAEKDYVISFCPSVCKCQTLCRELGLYVGDDGNKHLSLSDKVPSFRVMFKRA; from the coding sequence ATGAAGGCCTCACTCTTACCATTTTCCATTCTCTTTTTTGCTTTCACCATACAACTCTTCATTGGTATTGCTGTAGCAGCACCTGAACCAGTGGTTGACACCTCAGGCCAGAAGCTGAGAACTGGTGTCAAGTACTACATTCTGCCAGTCTTCAGAGGCAGAGGTGGTGGCCTAACAGTTTCAAGCAGTGGCAACAACACATGCCCCCTCTTTGTGGTGCAAGAGAAGCCTGAAGTATTGAATGGCACCCCAGTTACTTTCACACCCTACAATGCCAAAAGTGGTGTCATCCTAACCTCAACTGATCTCAACATCAAGTCCTATGGCACAACCACCTCCTGTGACAAACCCCCAGTGTGGAAGCTCCTCAAGGTGTTAACTGGGGTGTGGTTTTTGAGCACTGGTGGTGTTGAAGGCAATCCGGGGATTGACACCATTGTCAATTGGTTTAAGATTGAGAAGGCTGAGAAAGACTATGTGATTTCTTTCTGTCCCTCAGTGTGCAAATGCCAGACTTTGTGTAGGGAACTTGGGTTATATGTTGGTGATGATGGAAACAAGCATTTGTCTCTCAGTGATAAGGTTCCATCCTTCAGGGTTATGTTCAAGAGGGCATAA
- the LOC137837828 gene encoding putative GEM-like protein 8 — protein sequence MKSFPTTSPGRFISFPHLDDDLPQNQISVDSYSFISKGKENDTGKSSSFTCRIHDHVKMGPNLSEILKGKLSLGARIIQEGGRGNIFKNVFGMQEKEQLLKASQCYLYTTAGPIAGVLFISTEKVAFYSERPITFSSVTGELARAPYKVLIPIGRIKEVNESQNVNNVEQKYIEIVTEDDSEFWFLGFLRFEKALKNLNKAISMSNHYQKE from the exons ATGAAGTCTTTTCCTACTACCTCTCCGGGGAGATTCATTTCTTTTCCACATCTTGATGACGATTTAccacaaaatcaaatttctgTTGATAGCTATTCTTTCATCAGCAAAG GTAAAGAAAATGACACAGGAAAAAGCAGCAGTTTTACATGTAGGATTCATGACCATG TGAAAATGGGTCCTAATCTGTCTGAGATTCTGAAGGGGAAGTTGAGTTTGGGGGCAAGGATTATACAAGAAGGAGGAAGAGGGAACATCTTCAAGAATGTTTTTGGGATGCAAGAAAAAGAGCAATTGTTGAAGGCCTCTCAGTGTTATTTATATACCACTGCTGGTCCTATTGCTGGAGTTCTCTTTATCTCAACCGAAAAGGTTGCATTTTACAGTGAAAGGCCAATAACCTTCAGTTCTGTGACAGGAGAGTTAGCCAGGGCACCTTACAAG GTTTTGATCCCAATAGGTAGAATAAAAGAGGTCAATGAAAGCCAGAATGTGAATAATGTAGAACAGAAGTACATAGAGATAGTGACAGAGGATGATTCTGAATTTTGGTTTCTGGGGTTCTTGCGGTTCGAGAAAGCTCTCAAGAATCTCAATAAAGCCATTTCCATGTCCAATCACTACCAAAAGGAGTAA